Proteins from a single region of Stutzerimonas stutzeri:
- the codA gene encoding cytosine deaminase yields the protein MNILNARLRGRSGLYRIELDGARIAAISAQQAPAEANEGDIDAASNLVVPPFIEPHIHLDATLTAGQPAWNMSGTLFEGIERWGERKALVTHEDTKARAKKTIDMLVDHGIQHVRTHVDVTDPTLSALKSMIEVREETRHLIDLQIVAFPQEGIESFKGGRELMTEAIAMGADVVGGIPHFENTRDQGVSSIKFLMDLAERTGCLVDVHCDETDDPQSRFLEVLAEEARVREMGERVTASHTTAMGSYDNAYCSKLFRLLKLSKINFVSCPTESIHLQGRFDTYPKRRGLTRVAEIDRAGMNVCFGQDSIVDPWYPLGNGNILRILEAGLHICHMLGYEDLQRSLDLITDNSARTLNLGERYGLEVGRPANLLVLSAPDDYEMLRTQGHALLSVRNGEVLMRRTPAHIQRY from the coding sequence ATGAACATCCTCAACGCCCGCCTGCGCGGCCGCAGCGGCCTGTACCGCATCGAACTGGACGGCGCGCGCATCGCCGCCATCAGCGCGCAGCAGGCGCCGGCCGAAGCCAACGAGGGCGATATCGACGCCGCCAGCAACCTGGTGGTGCCGCCCTTCATCGAACCGCACATCCACCTGGACGCCACCCTTACCGCTGGCCAGCCGGCCTGGAACATGAGCGGCACGCTGTTCGAAGGCATCGAACGCTGGGGCGAGCGCAAGGCGCTAGTGACCCACGAAGACACCAAGGCGCGGGCGAAGAAAACCATCGACATGCTGGTCGACCACGGCATCCAGCATGTGCGCACCCACGTCGACGTCACCGACCCGACGCTGTCGGCGCTGAAATCGATGATCGAGGTGCGCGAGGAAACCCGCCACCTGATCGACCTGCAGATCGTCGCCTTCCCGCAGGAGGGCATCGAGTCGTTCAAGGGCGGTCGCGAGCTGATGACCGAGGCGATCGCCATGGGCGCCGATGTGGTCGGCGGCATTCCGCACTTCGAGAACACCCGCGACCAGGGCGTCAGCTCGATCAAGTTCCTCATGGACCTGGCCGAACGCACGGGCTGTCTGGTGGACGTGCACTGCGACGAAACCGACGACCCGCAGTCGCGCTTTCTCGAAGTGCTCGCCGAAGAGGCGCGGGTGCGCGAGATGGGCGAGCGCGTCACCGCCAGCCACACCACGGCGATGGGCTCCTACGACAACGCCTACTGCTCCAAGCTGTTCCGCCTGCTCAAGCTGTCGAAGATCAACTTCGTCTCCTGCCCGACCGAGAGCATCCACCTGCAGGGCCGCTTCGACACCTACCCCAAGCGCCGCGGCCTGACCCGCGTGGCCGAGATCGACCGCGCCGGGATGAACGTCTGCTTCGGCCAGGATTCCATCGTCGACCCCTGGTACCCGCTGGGCAACGGCAACATCCTGCGCATCCTCGAAGCCGGGCTGCACATCTGCCACATGCTCGGCTACGAGGACCTGCAGCGCAGCCTGGACCTGATCACCGACAATAGCGCGCGCACGCTAAATCTGGGCGAGCGCTACGGGCTTGAAGTAGGGCGTCCAGCCAACCTGCTGGTGCTTTCGGCGCCGGACGACTACGAGATGCTGCGCACCCAGGGCCATGCCCTGCTCTCGGTGCGCAACGGCGAGGTGCTGATGCGCCGCACGCCAGCGCATATCCAGCGTTATTGA
- the codB gene encoding cytosine permease: MKQPVDTDYPLSEVPAGARKGLWSTSILLFGFTFFTATMFAGGKIGLAFDFKTMLWAAVIGNLLLGAYAAALGLIACRSGLNSVLMGRFCFGEVGSRLSDFLLGFTQIGWYAWGTATIAIVLVRLLELPESWTMPLMLLFGFGFCLTAFVGYKGLDLLSRIAVPAMLILLIASLWTATRDIGGVDGLLAVQPGDSLTLGMAITLIFGTFVSGATQATNWTRFARSSKVAVWASLIGFFIGNGLMIVAGAYGAIVYQQPDIVEVLVLQGLSMAAVVMLFLNLWTTQDNTIYNFAAAGCNLLRTERRRLVTLGGAFVGTLLALGGMYELLIPFLILLGSIIPPIGGIIMADYFYRHRGQYPKLAEARLPKYNSLGLAAYVLGAACAYFSPWVAPIVGILVAAAAYIVLYEGQRLALSRTVLTQTDAR, from the coding sequence ATGAAACAGCCCGTCGATACCGACTACCCCCTGAGCGAAGTGCCCGCCGGCGCGCGCAAAGGGCTGTGGTCCACCTCCATCCTGCTGTTCGGCTTCACCTTCTTCACCGCCACCATGTTCGCCGGCGGCAAGATCGGCCTGGCCTTCGATTTCAAGACCATGCTCTGGGCCGCGGTGATCGGCAATCTGCTGCTCGGCGCCTATGCCGCCGCGCTCGGGCTGATCGCCTGCCGCAGCGGACTGAACTCGGTGCTGATGGGGCGCTTCTGCTTCGGCGAAGTCGGCAGCCGGCTGTCCGACTTCCTGCTCGGCTTCACCCAGATCGGCTGGTATGCCTGGGGCACGGCGACCATCGCCATTGTTCTGGTGCGCCTGCTGGAGTTGCCAGAAAGCTGGACGATGCCGTTGATGTTGCTGTTTGGGTTCGGCTTCTGCCTGACCGCCTTCGTCGGCTACAAGGGCCTCGACCTACTCTCGCGCATCGCGGTACCGGCGATGCTGATCCTGTTGATTGCCTCGCTGTGGACCGCAACCCGTGACATTGGCGGAGTGGACGGGCTGCTCGCCGTGCAGCCGGGCGACAGCCTGACCCTCGGCATGGCCATCACCCTGATCTTCGGCACCTTCGTCAGCGGCGCGACCCAGGCCACCAACTGGACGCGCTTCGCCCGCAGCAGCAAGGTCGCGGTATGGGCCAGTTTGATCGGTTTCTTCATCGGCAACGGCCTGATGATCGTCGCCGGCGCCTACGGGGCCATCGTCTACCAGCAGCCAGATATCGTCGAAGTGCTGGTGCTGCAGGGCCTGTCGATGGCCGCGGTGGTGATGCTCTTCCTCAACCTCTGGACCACCCAGGACAACACCATCTACAACTTCGCCGCTGCCGGCTGCAACCTGCTTCGCACCGAACGCCGCCGGCTGGTGACGCTCGGCGGTGCCTTCGTCGGCACGCTGCTGGCGCTGGGCGGCATGTACGAACTGCTGATCCCCTTCCTGATCCTGCTCGGCTCGATCATCCCGCCCATCGGCGGCATAATCATGGCCGACTACTTCTACCGCCATCGCGGGCAGTACCCGAAACTGGCCGAGGCGCGCCTTCCCAAATACAACAGCCTGGGCCTGGCGGCCTATGTGCTGGGCGCCGCCTGCGCCTATTTCTCGCCCTGGGTGGCGCCCATCGTCGGCATACTGGTGGCCGCCGCAGCCTATATTGTGCTGTACGAGGGCCAGCGCCTGGCCCTGTCGCGCACGGTGCTGACGCAAACTGACGCCCGCTGA
- a CDS encoding catalase, translating to MSRMTFGSTPARLALGVLSASLLALPAHAAPLTRDNGAPVGNNQNSQTAGPNGPTLLQDVQLLQKLQRFGRERVPERVVHARGTGAHGEFTATEDISDLTLAKVFEKGSTTPVFVRFSTVVHGLHSPETLRDPRGFATKFYTADGNWDLVGNNFPTFFIRDAVKFPDMVHSFKPDPRTNLDDDSRRFDFLSHHPEATRTLTLLYSNQGTPASYRMMDGNGVHAYKFVNEQGETHYVKFRWKSLQGLKNLDPKENEAMQGKDYSHLSRDLITAIDNGDYPKWDLMIQVLKPEDLARFDFDPLDATKIWPDVPERKIGQMVLNKNPDNIFQETEQVAMAPANLVPGIEPSEDRLLQGRLFSYADTQMYRVGANGMSLPINRPKVPVNNGNQDGQLNAGHTTSSVNYQPSRRENREETPRAVLSKLELSGTTQQAPIQRQQNFKQAGDLYRSFSKKEQTDLINTLGGELAKADDEARHILLSFFYKADANYGEGLTKVAKADLKRVKALAAELKD from the coding sequence ATGTCCCGTATGACCTTTGGCTCCACGCCAGCGCGCCTTGCGCTGGGCGTCCTTTCCGCGAGCCTCCTTGCGTTGCCTGCCCACGCTGCCCCGCTGACCCGCGACAATGGCGCGCCGGTCGGCAACAACCAGAATTCCCAGACCGCCGGACCCAACGGCCCGACCCTGCTGCAGGACGTGCAGCTGCTGCAGAAGCTGCAGCGTTTCGGTCGCGAGCGCGTCCCCGAGCGCGTCGTGCATGCCCGTGGTACCGGTGCCCATGGCGAGTTCACCGCCACTGAAGACATCTCCGACCTGACCCTGGCCAAGGTCTTCGAGAAGGGCAGCACCACGCCGGTGTTCGTGCGCTTCTCCACCGTGGTGCACGGTCTGCACTCGCCGGAAACTCTGCGCGACCCGCGCGGCTTCGCCACCAAGTTCTACACCGCCGATGGCAACTGGGACCTGGTCGGCAACAACTTCCCGACCTTCTTCATCCGCGACGCGGTCAAGTTCCCGGACATGGTCCACTCCTTCAAGCCGGACCCGCGCACCAACCTGGATGACGACAGCCGCCGCTTCGACTTCCTCTCGCACCACCCGGAAGCCACCCGCACCCTGACCCTGCTGTACTCCAACCAGGGCACTCCGGCCAGCTACCGGATGATGGATGGCAACGGCGTGCACGCCTACAAGTTCGTCAACGAGCAGGGTGAAACCCACTATGTGAAGTTCCGCTGGAAGAGCCTGCAGGGCCTGAAGAACCTCGACCCGAAAGAGAACGAGGCGATGCAGGGCAAGGACTACAGCCACCTGTCCCGTGACCTGATCACCGCCATCGACAACGGCGACTATCCCAAGTGGGACCTGATGATCCAGGTGCTCAAGCCGGAGGACTTGGCCAGGTTCGACTTCGATCCGCTGGACGCCACCAAGATCTGGCCTGACGTGCCCGAGCGCAAGATCGGCCAGATGGTGCTGAACAAGAATCCGGACAACATCTTCCAGGAAACCGAGCAGGTCGCCATGGCGCCGGCCAACCTGGTGCCGGGCATCGAGCCGTCCGAGGACCGCCTGCTGCAGGGCCGTCTGTTCTCCTACGCCGATACCCAGATGTACCGCGTCGGTGCCAACGGCATGAGCCTGCCGATCAACCGCCCGAAGGTGCCGGTCAACAACGGTAACCAGGACGGCCAGCTGAACGCCGGCCACACCACCAGCAGCGTCAACTACCAGCCGAGCCGCCGCGAGAACCGTGAGGAAACGCCACGCGCCGTGCTCAGCAAACTGGAGCTGAGCGGCACCACCCAGCAGGCACCGATCCAGCGTCAGCAGAACTTCAAGCAGGCCGGCGATCTGTATCGCTCGTTCAGCAAGAAGGAGCAGACCGACCTGATCAACACCCTGGGCGGCGAGCTGGCCAAGGCGGACGACGAGGCCAGGCACATCCTGCTGTCGTTCTTCTACAAGGCCGACGCCAACTACGGCGAGGGCCTGACCAAGGTCGCCAAGGCCGACCTCAAGCGGGTCAAGGCGCTGGCCGCCGAGCTCAAGGACTAA
- a CDS encoding ankyrin repeat domain-containing protein: protein MQGLLLMAALLLGSGAALADDGPLANAADTPEAVQTQLRDYFLNAGRFGDNEILDEFIQAGYDLNSADDKGYTALILAAYNGHGETVERLLAAGADACAKDERGNTALLGAIFKGELRIAKRLLATECDPNQRNAAGQTAAMYAALFQREALLEALRERGADLSATDPLGNNVESLARGEIRTR from the coding sequence ATGCAAGGTCTTTTGCTGATGGCAGCGCTGCTGTTGGGCAGCGGGGCCGCCCTGGCCGATGATGGGCCACTGGCGAACGCGGCTGACACGCCCGAGGCTGTGCAGACGCAGTTGCGCGACTACTTCCTCAACGCCGGGCGTTTCGGTGATAACGAAATCCTCGACGAATTCATCCAGGCCGGCTACGACCTGAACAGCGCCGATGACAAGGGCTATACCGCCCTGATACTGGCGGCCTACAACGGCCATGGCGAAACGGTAGAGCGCCTGCTCGCTGCCGGGGCCGATGCCTGCGCCAAGGACGAGCGCGGTAACACGGCACTGCTTGGCGCCATCTTCAAAGGTGAGCTGCGTATCGCCAAGCGACTGCTGGCCACCGAGTGCGATCCCAATCAGCGCAATGCCGCCGGTCAGACTGCGGCCATGTACGCAGCGCTGTTCCAGCGTGAGGCGTTGCTCGAAGCGCTGCGCGAACGTGGTGCGGACCTGAGCGCCACCGACCCGCTGGGCAATAACGTGGAAAGCCTGGCGCGCGGGGAGATCCGCACCCGCTGA
- the cynS gene encoding cyanase produces the protein MISSREQVTQMIVAAKVRKGLKWAHVAESIGMSKEWTTAGCLGQMAFDKAQAETLGQLFELSDEAVAWLQIAPYKGSLPTAVPTDPLIYRWYELVNVYGTTIKELIHEEFGDGIMSAIDFSMDIQRQSDPKGDRVNVVLSGKFLPYKSY, from the coding sequence ATGATCAGCAGTCGTGAACAGGTCACCCAGATGATCGTCGCCGCCAAGGTGCGCAAGGGCCTGAAGTGGGCACATGTCGCCGAAAGCATCGGCATGTCCAAGGAATGGACCACCGCCGGTTGCCTCGGCCAGATGGCCTTCGACAAGGCCCAGGCCGAGACCCTGGGGCAGCTCTTCGAGCTCTCCGACGAGGCCGTCGCCTGGCTGCAGATCGCCCCCTACAAGGGCTCCCTGCCCACCGCGGTGCCGACCGATCCGCTGATCTACCGCTGGTACGAGCTGGTCAACGTCTACGGCACCACCATCAAGGAGCTGATCCACGAGGAATTCGGTGACGGCATCATGAGTGCCATCGACTTCTCCATGGATATCCAGCGCCAGAGCGACCCCAAGGGCGATCGCGTCAACGTGGTGCTGTCCGGCAAGTTCCTGCCCTACAAGAGCTACTGA
- a CDS encoding phytanoyl-CoA dioxygenase family protein, producing MPESSDLQQQLAAMHQHGFVLLPAVIDPPTITELREAIDRLEPIHWDYQGLVDDHYKCVFNRSPFWLRFLDLPGVIELAEAALGTDCHIIGQTSWRSRPGFIGGELHADYLAMELPESLLADPAFELPMQICTAHLYLDDIDADLCPTLVIPGSHRAGRKPQPGETQWHGRAAVPVMCEAGDVLLFRSDLWHAGSRNRSAERSRYLLQIHYGRRMVAQKFSPYLHFRFNPEVLAAATPRQRRLLGQHEAAEYD from the coding sequence ATGCCTGAATCCAGCGACCTCCAGCAACAGCTCGCCGCCATGCACCAACATGGCTTCGTGCTGCTGCCCGCGGTGATCGATCCGCCAACGATCACGGAACTGCGCGAAGCCATCGACCGGCTCGAACCCATCCACTGGGACTACCAGGGCCTGGTCGACGACCACTACAAGTGCGTGTTCAATCGCTCGCCGTTCTGGCTGCGTTTTCTCGATCTGCCCGGGGTGATCGAACTGGCCGAGGCGGCACTCGGGACGGACTGCCATATCATCGGCCAGACCTCCTGGCGCAGCCGCCCGGGCTTTATCGGCGGCGAGCTGCATGCCGACTACCTGGCCATGGAGCTGCCGGAAAGCCTGCTGGCCGATCCCGCCTTCGAACTGCCAATGCAGATCTGCACCGCGCACCTGTATCTGGATGACATCGACGCCGACCTCTGCCCGACGCTAGTGATTCCCGGCAGCCACCGCGCCGGGCGCAAACCGCAGCCGGGCGAAACCCAGTGGCACGGCCGCGCGGCCGTGCCGGTGATGTGCGAGGCCGGCGACGTGCTGCTGTTTCGCAGCGACCTCTGGCACGCGGGCAGCCGCAACCGCAGCGCCGAGCGCAGCCGCTACCTGCTGCAGATCCACTACGGCCGACGCATGGTGGCGCAGAAGTTCTCGCCCTACCTGCACTTCCGTTTCAATCCCGAGGTGCTGGCTGCCGCCACGCCGCGCCAGCGCCGCCTGCTCGGCCAGCACGAAGCAGCCGAATACGACTGA
- a CDS encoding amino acid aminotransferase, with translation MHFGQIPRVPGDPILGLMDLYRADTNPAKLDLGVGVYKDAQGLTPIPRAVKLAEQRLVDSEQTKSYIGGHGDAQFGALLLRQVLGSRAIALGEQRAGCTQAPGGTGALRLAGEFIAKCLPGRSIWLSDPTWPIHETLFAAAGLRVQHYPYVGADNRLDVDGMLAALQQVPTGDVVLLHACCHNPTGFDLNHDDWLRVLEVVRARELLPLFDFAYQGFGDGLEEDAWAVRLFAETLPEMLITSSCSKNFGLYRERTGALIAVTSDAERLLDVRSQLASLARNLWSTPPAHGAAVVATILADEPLRQIWQDEVERMRRRIASLRQGLVEALMPYGLAERFAHIAQQRGMFSYTGLTAEQVRRLRAEDSVYLVESGRANVAGLDAERLDALAKAIARVVSN, from the coding sequence ATGCATTTCGGCCAGATTCCCCGCGTGCCCGGCGACCCGATCCTCGGCCTGATGGACCTGTATCGCGCCGACACCAACCCGGCCAAGCTCGACCTGGGCGTCGGCGTCTACAAGGACGCCCAGGGCCTGACGCCGATCCCGCGCGCGGTGAAGCTGGCCGAGCAGCGCCTGGTGGACAGTGAGCAGACCAAGAGCTACATCGGCGGCCACGGCGACGCCCAGTTCGGCGCCCTCTTGCTGCGTCAGGTGCTCGGCAGCCGCGCCATTGCCCTTGGCGAGCAGCGCGCCGGCTGCACCCAGGCGCCGGGCGGCACCGGTGCACTGCGTCTGGCCGGCGAGTTCATCGCCAAGTGCCTGCCCGGGCGCAGCATCTGGCTGAGCGATCCCACCTGGCCGATCCACGAAACCCTGTTCGCCGCCGCCGGCCTGCGCGTGCAGCACTATCCCTACGTCGGTGCCGACAACCGCCTCGATGTCGACGGCATGCTCGCCGCACTGCAGCAGGTGCCGACCGGCGACGTGGTGCTGCTGCACGCCTGCTGCCACAACCCCACCGGCTTCGACCTGAATCACGACGACTGGCTGCGGGTGCTGGAGGTGGTGCGTGCGCGCGAGCTGCTGCCACTGTTCGACTTCGCCTACCAGGGCTTCGGCGACGGACTCGAAGAGGACGCCTGGGCAGTTCGACTGTTCGCCGAAACGCTGCCGGAAATGCTCATCACCAGCTCCTGCTCGAAGAACTTCGGCCTTTATCGCGAACGTACCGGCGCGCTGATCGCCGTCACCAGCGATGCCGAGCGCCTGCTCGACGTGCGCAGCCAGCTCGCGTCGCTGGCCCGCAACCTCTGGTCGACGCCACCGGCCCACGGCGCTGCGGTGGTGGCGACGATCCTGGCCGATGAGCCCCTGCGGCAGATCTGGCAGGACGAGGTGGAACGCATGCGCCGGCGCATCGCCAGCCTGCGTCAGGGGCTGGTCGAGGCGCTGATGCCCTACGGCTTGGCCGAGCGCTTTGCGCATATCGCCCAGCAGCGTGGGATGTTCTCCTACACCGGCCTGACCGCCGAGCAGGTACGCCGGCTGCGTGCCGAGGATTCGGTGTATCTGGTGGAAAGCGGTCGGGCCAACGTCGCCGGACTGGATGCCGAGCGCCTGGATGCGCTGGCCAAGGCCATCGCACGGGTGGTTTCGAACTAA
- a CDS encoding 4a-hydroxytetrahydrobiopterin dehydratase, whose amino-acid sequence MTALAQAQCEACRADAPKVSDEELAELIREIPDWNIETRGDHMELERVFLFRNFRHALAFTNAVGAIAEEVGHHPALLTEWGKVTVTWWSHEMRGLHRNDFIMAARTDQLAASAEGRK is encoded by the coding sequence ATGACCGCCCTCGCCCAAGCCCAGTGCGAAGCCTGCCGCGCCGATGCACCCAAAGTGTCCGATGAAGAACTGGCCGAGCTGATCCGCGAAATCCCCGACTGGAACATCGAGACGCGCGGCGACCACATGGAGCTGGAGCGTGTCTTCCTGTTCCGCAACTTCCGCCACGCCCTGGCCTTTACCAACGCAGTCGGCGCCATCGCCGAGGAGGTCGGCCACCATCCCGCCCTGCTCACCGAGTGGGGCAAGGTCACCGTCACCTGGTGGAGCCACGAGATGCGCGGCCTGCACCGCAACGACTTCATCATGGCCGCCCGCACCGACCAGCTCGCCGCCAGCGCGGAGGGCCGCAAGTAA
- the phhA gene encoding phenylalanine 4-monooxygenase encodes MKTTHYVAREPDAQGHIHYPDAEHAVWQTLVERQLKLLEGRACQEYLDGLDQLALPRERIPQLGEINRVLEATTGWQVERVPALIPFQRFFELLASKRFPVATFIRTPEELDYLQEPDIFHEIFGHCPLLTNPWFAEFTHTYGQLGLKASKEERVFLARLYWMTVEFGLVETQAGLRIYGGGILSSPKETLYSLSAEPERQPFDAMEAMRTPYRIDILQPLYFVLPDLKQLFDLAQQDIMAMVREAMSLGLHQPKFPPKAA; translated from the coding sequence ATGAAGACGACCCACTACGTAGCCCGCGAACCGGACGCGCAGGGGCATATTCATTACCCCGACGCCGAACACGCGGTATGGCAGACGCTGGTCGAGCGGCAGCTGAAGCTGCTCGAAGGGCGCGCCTGCCAGGAATACCTCGACGGCCTCGACCAGCTCGCCCTGCCCCGCGAGCGCATCCCGCAGCTGGGCGAGATCAATCGCGTGCTGGAGGCAACTACGGGCTGGCAGGTCGAGCGGGTACCAGCACTGATCCCCTTCCAGCGCTTCTTCGAGCTGCTGGCGAGCAAGCGCTTCCCGGTCGCCACCTTTATCCGCACGCCGGAAGAGCTGGACTACCTGCAGGAGCCCGACATCTTCCACGAGATCTTCGGTCACTGCCCGCTGCTGACCAATCCGTGGTTCGCCGAATTCACCCACACCTACGGCCAGCTCGGATTGAAAGCCAGCAAGGAGGAACGGGTCTTTCTCGCCCGGCTGTACTGGATGACCGTGGAGTTCGGCCTGGTGGAAACCCAGGCCGGGCTGCGCATCTATGGCGGCGGCATCCTCTCCTCGCCGAAGGAGACGCTCTACAGCCTGTCCGCCGAGCCTGAGCGGCAGCCGTTCGATGCCATGGAAGCCATGCGTACGCCCTATCGCATCGACATCCTGCAGCCGCTGTACTTTGTCCTGCCGGACCTCAAGCAGCTGTTCGACCTGGCGCAGCAGGACATCATGGCCATGGTCCGCGAGGCGATGAGCCTGGGCCTGCACCAGCCGAAGTTTCCGCCAAAGGCGGCGTGA